In one window of Prevotella fusca JCM 17724 DNA:
- a CDS encoding FtsL-like putative cell division protein: MNDENDKKYPELTAHPLQEEQTIAREESVHVTEPLSKTETEEESPQTAVSNEDAEPLTEEEKRRLKKEEEKRQREEEKRKEEEDEVNELKAAIAEQAREDEQPQSSNFTLRKILGGDILSARFFRNNIWLIITIVIFVIIYISNRYSVQKYLIEIDKLNTELEDAKYRALSSSSQLTEKTRESHILEILKTQKDSVLKMSDRPPYIINVPEK; this comes from the coding sequence ATGAATGACGAGAACGACAAGAAATACCCAGAACTGACGGCACACCCCTTGCAGGAAGAGCAGACTATTGCCAGAGAAGAGAGCGTGCACGTCACAGAGCCACTCAGCAAGACAGAGACTGAAGAAGAGTCGCCACAGACTGCTGTCAGTAATGAAGACGCAGAACCACTGACGGAGGAAGAGAAAAGAAGACTTAAAAAGGAGGAGGAAAAAAGACAAAGAGAGGAAGAAAAAAGAAAGGAAGAAGAGGATGAGGTAAACGAGCTGAAGGCTGCCATTGCCGAACAGGCACGTGAGGACGAGCAGCCGCAATCATCCAATTTCACCCTACGAAAGATCCTGGGTGGCGACATTCTTTCTGCACGTTTCTTCCGCAACAACATCTGGTTGATTATCACCATTGTCATTTTCGTGATCATCTACATATCGAACCGATACAGCGTACAGAAGTACCTTATCGAAATCGACAAACTCAACACTGAACTGGAAGATGCCAAGTATCGTGCCCTGTCAAGCAGCAGCCAGCTCACGGAAAAAACAAGAGAGAGTCACATACTTGAGATTCTGAAAACCCAGAAGGACAGTGTACTGAAGATGTCTGACCGTCCACCTTATATTATAAATGTACCCGAGAAGTAG
- a CDS encoding penicillin-binding protein: MSKFDNRKVMPRYSVIAIVMTLAAVAVIGKTIYTMTAGKAYWMEVAASQKKDSVTVKPTRGNILSCDGQLMASSLPEFKVYMDFNALKNAGNDTAFIDSINYISKGLNDIFPEKPAAYFKQHLMEGYHKESKHWAIWNKRIDYNTFKEIQSLPIFHLKKYQSGFHYDEFNARRRPFGSLAQRTVGDMFGAKDTARCGLELSYDSILRGTNGIIHRRKVRNKFLDITDTPPIDGADIVTTIDVSMQDLAERALIDELNEINGNVGVAIVMEVATGDVKAIVNMDKCSDGKYREVKNHAVSDLLEPGSVFKTASIMTVLDDGLVDTMYTVQTGGGVWNMYGRDMKDHNWTRGGYGTLTLPWTLKYSSNVGVSRIIDLHYHKNPEKFVQGIYDLGLATDLHIPIVGYSPAKIRMPHKNRRGQYDNWSATALPWMSIGYETQIPPISTLTFYNAIANGGKMMRPRFVKQVVKNGEVIYDNPPQVIKERIAKESTIKDITRILTEVVSEGLGRKAGSDKFQVAGKTGTAQMSKGALGYKSGNINYLLSFAGFFPADNPRYSCIVCIQKTGLPASGGGMSGVVFHHIAEGIMAQNLKLSVTDACDSSSILIPSAKTGNLLATDYVLTALGFNVTNGWSGAYPFGNPVWGTTRKSGKSLTFQKEEAFKDNLVPNVHGMGARDAVYLMEKRGIRVSLTGRGRVIGQSLSPGDRIKKGMKCTLVLG, from the coding sequence ATGAGTAAGTTCGATAACCGCAAAGTCATGCCCCGCTACAGCGTCATAGCCATCGTTATGACGCTTGCTGCTGTAGCTGTGATTGGCAAGACTATCTATACCATGACCGCAGGAAAAGCCTATTGGATGGAAGTAGCTGCTTCACAGAAAAAAGACAGCGTAACGGTTAAGCCCACCAGAGGCAACATTCTCAGTTGCGACGGACAGCTCATGGCAAGCTCGCTACCAGAGTTCAAGGTCTACATGGACTTCAATGCACTCAAGAATGCTGGCAACGATACTGCTTTCATTGATAGTATCAACTACATCAGTAAAGGTCTGAACGACATATTTCCAGAGAAACCAGCTGCCTACTTCAAGCAGCATCTTATGGAAGGATACCATAAGGAGAGCAAACACTGGGCAATATGGAACAAGAGAATCGACTATAACACGTTCAAGGAGATACAGAGCCTGCCTATCTTTCATCTAAAGAAATACCAGAGCGGTTTCCACTACGACGAATTCAATGCACGCCGCCGTCCGTTCGGCTCACTTGCCCAGCGTACAGTTGGTGACATGTTCGGTGCAAAGGACACAGCCCGTTGCGGACTGGAACTGTCATACGATTCCATCCTTCGTGGCACAAACGGCATTATCCACCGCCGTAAAGTTCGCAACAAGTTCCTTGATATCACAGACACTCCTCCTATTGACGGTGCCGACATCGTTACGACAATAGACGTCAGTATGCAGGACCTCGCAGAACGTGCCTTGATTGATGAGCTGAATGAAATCAACGGCAATGTAGGTGTTGCCATCGTCATGGAAGTTGCAACAGGTGATGTGAAAGCAATTGTCAACATGGACAAATGCAGTGACGGCAAATACCGGGAGGTGAAGAACCATGCAGTAAGCGACTTGCTGGAACCGGGGTCAGTGTTCAAGACAGCCTCCATCATGACTGTTCTTGATGACGGACTCGTTGATACGATGTACACAGTGCAAACTGGAGGCGGTGTATGGAACATGTACGGACGTGATATGAAGGACCACAACTGGACACGTGGCGGCTATGGTACGCTTACGCTTCCATGGACATTGAAGTACAGTTCAAACGTCGGTGTCAGTCGTATCATTGACCTGCACTATCACAAGAATCCAGAGAAGTTCGTTCAGGGAATATATGACCTGGGGCTGGCTACCGACTTGCATATCCCTATCGTGGGGTACTCTCCAGCCAAGATTCGTATGCCACACAAGAACCGCCGTGGACAGTATGACAACTGGAGTGCAACAGCTCTCCCTTGGATGAGTATCGGCTACGAAACCCAGATTCCACCGATTTCAACGCTTACTTTCTATAATGCCATTGCAAATGGCGGAAAGATGATGCGCCCACGCTTCGTAAAACAGGTCGTGAAGAACGGAGAGGTCATCTATGACAATCCTCCACAGGTTATAAAGGAACGCATAGCAAAAGAGAGTACGATAAAGGATATTACCCGCATTCTGACAGAAGTCGTTTCGGAAGGTCTTGGCAGGAAAGCTGGATCTGACAAGTTCCAGGTTGCAGGTAAGACCGGTACGGCACAGATGTCAAAGGGAGCCTTGGGCTACAAGAGCGGCAACATCAACTACCTTCTCAGCTTTGCGGGATTCTTTCCTGCTGACAATCCCCGCTACAGTTGTATCGTCTGCATCCAAAAGACAGGACTTCCCGCATCGGGTGGCGGAATGAGCGGAGTAGTATTCCATCATATTGCAGAAGGAATCATGGCACAGAACTTGAAACTGAGCGTCACAGACGCCTGCGACTCTTCATCCATCCTGATTCCATCAGCAAAGACAGGCAACCTGCTTGCAACTGACTACGTGTTGACAGCCCTCGGCTTCAATGTCACCAACGGCTGGAGCGGTGCCTACCCATTTGGAAATCCCGTATGGGGAACCACAAGGAAAAGTGGCAAGTCGCTCACCTTCCAAAAGGAAGAGGCTTTCAAAGACAACCTCGTCCCCAATGTTCATGGCATGGGTGCGCGTGATGCAGTCTACCTGATGGAAAAACGTGGTATCAGAGTGAGCCTCACAGGCAGAGGACGTGTCATAGGGCAGAGTCTATCACCGGGAGACAGGATTAAGAAAGGCATGAAATGTACCCTCGTACTGGGATAG
- a CDS encoding UDP-N-acetylmuramoyl-L-alanyl-D-glutamate--2,6-diaminopimelate ligase yields the protein MKLSELLKNIKTIAIHGNTDVEVKGVNIDSRKIEDGHLFIAMKGTQVDGHKFISKAVESGAVAVLLEDMPENLDEKITYIQVASTEEAAGKVATMFYGEPSRKLKLIGATGTNGKTTIATLLYKLFRELGYKVGLLSTVCNYIDDKEVPASHTTPDPIELNRLLADMVKAGCEYTFMECSSHAIHQHRISGLEFAGGIFTNLTRDHLDYHKTFENYRNAKKMFFDGLSKNAFVITNADDKNGMVMVQNTKATVKTYSIKRMADFRAKILECHFEGMYLEIDGKEVGVQFIGKFNVSNLLAVYGTAVMLGKKPEDILVALSTLKSVNGRLEPIQSPEGFTAVVDYAHTPDALENVLGAIHDVLDNKGGHVITVCGAGGHRDKGKRPLMAQEAVKQSDKVILTSDNPRDEEPQAIIDDMLAGLDATQRKKVLTIVDRKEAIRTAAMMAQKGDVILVAGKGHENYQEINGVKHHFDDHEVIREIFGIK from the coding sequence ATGAAGTTAAGCGAATTACTCAAAAACATCAAGACAATTGCTATCCACGGCAATACAGACGTTGAGGTTAAAGGCGTGAACATTGACAGCCGTAAGATAGAGGACGGTCATCTGTTCATCGCAATGAAAGGAACACAGGTAGACGGACATAAATTCATCAGCAAAGCTGTTGAGTCTGGAGCTGTAGCTGTCTTACTGGAAGACATGCCTGAAAACCTGGATGAGAAAATCACATACATTCAGGTAGCATCAACGGAGGAAGCAGCAGGCAAGGTTGCCACCATGTTCTATGGCGAACCTTCACGCAAGCTGAAGCTCATCGGAGCAACTGGAACCAATGGCAAGACAACCATCGCCACCTTATTATATAAGCTGTTCCGCGAATTAGGATATAAGGTTGGCTTACTCTCTACCGTCTGCAATTACATTGACGACAAGGAAGTACCTGCCAGCCACACCACGCCAGACCCGATAGAGCTGAACCGTCTTCTTGCCGACATGGTTAAGGCTGGCTGCGAGTACACCTTCATGGAATGTTCCAGCCATGCCATACACCAGCATCGCATCAGCGGTTTAGAGTTCGCAGGAGGTATCTTCACCAATCTCACCCGGGACCACCTCGATTACCACAAGACCTTCGAGAACTATCGCAATGCCAAAAAAATGTTCTTCGACGGACTTTCAAAGAACGCCTTTGTCATCACCAATGCCGATGACAAGAACGGCATGGTCATGGTTCAGAACACCAAGGCTACTGTCAAGACATACTCTATCAAGCGCATGGCAGACTTCCGTGCAAAGATTCTGGAATGCCATTTCGAAGGTATGTACCTTGAGATTGACGGCAAAGAGGTTGGTGTACAATTCATCGGAAAGTTCAATGTCAGCAATCTTCTCGCCGTATATGGCACAGCAGTCATGTTAGGCAAGAAGCCTGAAGACATCCTGGTTGCACTGAGTACACTGAAGAGTGTCAACGGAAGACTGGAACCTATCCAGTCGCCGGAAGGATTCACGGCAGTAGTTGACTATGCACATACACCTGACGCACTGGAGAACGTCCTCGGCGCCATCCATGACGTACTTGACAACAAGGGCGGACATGTCATTACCGTATGTGGTGCCGGCGGTCATCGTGACAAGGGCAAACGTCCGCTGATGGCACAGGAAGCTGTCAAGCAAAGCGACAAAGTCATCCTCACAAGCGACAACCCACGTGACGAAGAGCCGCAGGCAATTATCGACGATATGCTCGCCGGGCTTGATGCCACACAGCGCAAGAAGGTTCTGACGATTGTTGACCGCAAGGAAGCTATCCGCACGGCAGCCATGATGGCACAGAAGGGCGATGTTATCCTCGTTGCCGGAAAGGGACATGAGAACTACCAGGAGATAAACGGTGTAAAGCATCACTTCGACGACCATGAGGTTATCCGTGAGATCTTCGGCATCAAATAG
- a CDS encoding phospho-N-acetylmuramoyl-pentapeptide-transferase → MLYYIFRWLDQFGISGSHLWGYISFRAILAMILALIVSAWFGERFIKYLKRKQITEVQRDAEIDPFGVNKIDVPSMGGIIIIVALLIPVILLGRLRNIYLLLMIVTTVWLGFLGGMDDFIKIFKHDKEGLKGKYKIIGQVTIGLIVGLVLWASPDVKANMNLEVANQNGKEVVIKHETKAEKTLKTTIPFVKLHNLDYSEIVGFLGDYKTAGGWILFVLMTIFVVTAVSNGANLNDGMDGMCAGNSAVIGVVLGILAYVSSHIQYAAYLNIMYIPGSEELVVFFMAFIGALIGFLWYNAYPAQVFMGDTGSLTIGGIIAVGAIIIHKELLLPILCGVFFVESLSVIVQVWYYKIGKRKGVKQRIFKRTPIHDNFRTQDSQLDPDCKYLVKVPHGAVHESKITLRFIIVTIILAAMTIITLKIR, encoded by the coding sequence ATGTTATATTATATCTTCCGTTGGCTTGACCAATTCGGCATCAGCGGCTCCCACCTTTGGGGCTACATCAGTTTCCGTGCCATACTGGCCATGATACTTGCACTGATTGTCTCCGCATGGTTTGGAGAACGTTTCATCAAGTACCTCAAGAGAAAACAGATAACAGAGGTTCAGCGTGATGCAGAAATCGACCCGTTCGGTGTCAACAAGATTGACGTACCGTCAATGGGCGGTATCATCATCATCGTAGCCCTGCTGATACCTGTAATCCTGTTGGGAAGATTACGCAACATCTATCTTCTGCTGATGATTGTCACAACAGTCTGGCTGGGATTCCTCGGCGGAATGGATGACTTCATAAAAATCTTCAAGCACGACAAGGAAGGACTGAAGGGTAAGTATAAGATTATCGGACAGGTAACCATCGGACTTATCGTGGGGCTTGTCCTTTGGGCATCGCCTGACGTCAAAGCCAACATGAATCTTGAGGTTGCCAATCAGAACGGAAAGGAGGTAGTCATCAAACACGAGACGAAAGCCGAAAAGACGCTGAAGACAACCATTCCCTTTGTGAAGCTGCACAACCTTGACTACTCCGAGATAGTAGGTTTCCTGGGCGATTATAAGACTGCGGGTGGATGGATACTCTTCGTCCTCATGACCATCTTCGTCGTAACAGCCGTATCAAATGGTGCCAATCTCAACGACGGTATGGATGGCATGTGTGCCGGAAACTCCGCAGTGATAGGTGTCGTACTGGGCATACTGGCATACGTCAGCAGCCATATACAATACGCTGCCTATCTGAACATCATGTATATACCGGGGTCGGAAGAGCTTGTGGTTTTCTTCATGGCATTCATCGGAGCACTGATTGGTTTCCTCTGGTACAATGCCTATCCGGCACAGGTATTCATGGGCGATACGGGCAGCCTCACCATCGGCGGTATCATTGCTGTGGGTGCCATCATCATCCATAAGGAACTCCTGCTGCCCATTCTCTGCGGAGTCTTCTTCGTCGAGAGTCTGAGCGTTATCGTGCAGGTATGGTACTATAAGATAGGTAAGCGCAAAGGTGTAAAGCAGCGCATCTTCAAACGCACACCGATACACGACAACTTCCGCACACAGGACAGCCAGCTTGACCCGGACTGTAAGTATCTCGTGAAAGTGCCACACGGTGCAGTGCATGAAAGCAAAATCACCTTGCGTTTCATCATCGTGACTATCATCCTCGCTGCAATGACCATCATCACGCTCAAGATAAGATAA
- the murD gene encoding UDP-N-acetylmuramoyl-L-alanine--D-glutamate ligase, whose protein sequence is MKRIVILGAGESGAGAAVLAKKEGFDVFVSDMSAIKDKYKKMLDDRGIEWEEGQHTEEKILNADEIIKSPGIPKEAPMVQKLIAKGTHIISEIEFAGRYTNSKMICITGSNGKTTTTSLIYHIFKNAGYDVGLAGNIGNSLALQVAEEPHEYYIIELSSFQLDNMYDFRANIAILLNITPDHLDRYDFKFENYADSKMRIIQNQTKEDSFIYWNDDPVIKKELEKFDVRAVCYPFSELKENGSIGYIEEGQYTIEKPEPFNMEQEDLSLTGRHNIYNSLAAGIASNISGIKKENIRKSLSDFPGVEHRLEKVCKVAGVQYINDSKATNVDACWYALESMRTPTILIIGGKDKGNDYSAIKDLVKEKCTGIVYLGADNKKLHDNFDSLGIPVRDTHSMKDCVTACAELAKPGDTVLLSPCCASFDLFKNMEDRGEQFKSLVRAL, encoded by the coding sequence ATGAAAAGAATTGTAATACTTGGTGCCGGCGAAAGTGGTGCCGGTGCAGCCGTACTGGCAAAGAAAGAAGGCTTCGACGTCTTCGTCTCTGACATGTCAGCCATCAAGGACAAGTATAAGAAGATGCTCGATGACCGTGGCATTGAATGGGAAGAGGGACAGCATACAGAAGAGAAGATTCTCAATGCCGATGAAATCATCAAGAGCCCTGGCATCCCAAAAGAAGCTCCAATGGTCCAGAAGCTCATAGCAAAGGGCACACACATCATCAGCGAGATTGAGTTCGCAGGTCGATACACAAACTCTAAGATGATTTGTATCACTGGTAGTAATGGCAAGACTACCACAACAAGCCTCATCTACCACATCTTCAAAAACGCAGGTTACGACGTGGGGTTGGCTGGCAACATCGGGAACAGTCTTGCCCTGCAGGTTGCCGAAGAGCCACATGAATACTATATCATTGAGCTAAGCAGCTTCCAGCTGGATAACATGTACGACTTCCGTGCCAACATTGCCATCCTGCTCAATATAACTCCCGACCATCTGGACCGCTATGACTTCAAGTTCGAGAACTACGCAGACTCCAAGATGCGTATCATTCAGAACCAGACAAAGGAGGACAGCTTCATTTACTGGAATGATGACCCTGTCATCAAGAAGGAACTGGAGAAGTTTGATGTACGTGCGGTATGCTATCCTTTTTCCGAGCTGAAAGAGAATGGAAGTATCGGATATATTGAAGAGGGACAGTACACGATTGAAAAACCTGAACCATTCAACATGGAACAGGAAGACCTGTCGCTGACTGGCCGTCACAACATCTACAACTCACTGGCAGCAGGTATAGCTTCAAACATCAGCGGTATAAAGAAAGAAAACATCCGCAAGAGTCTGAGCGACTTCCCCGGTGTTGAACACCGACTGGAGAAGGTATGCAAGGTTGCAGGTGTACAGTACATTAATGACTCAAAGGCGACCAACGTTGACGCCTGCTGGTATGCACTGGAAAGCATGCGCACACCTACCATTCTCATCATTGGAGGAAAGGACAAGGGAAACGATTACAGTGCCATCAAGGACCTGGTAAAGGAGAAGTGTACAGGCATCGTATATCTCGGTGCTGACAACAAGAAACTGCACGACAACTTCGACAGTCTTGGCATCCCTGTACGCGACACACACTCCATGAAGGATTGTGTTACAGCCTGTGCCGAACTGGCAAAGCCGGGCGACACCGTTCTTCTGAGCCCATGCTGTGCGAGCTTTGACCTTTTCAAGAACATGGAAGACCGTGGCGAACAGTTCAAGAGCCTTGTAAGAGCTTTATAG